In a genomic window of Gloeocapsopsis dulcis:
- a CDS encoding glycosyltransferase family 2 protein — MISVITPVYNGEKYIEDCIKVVVDQNCSNIEHIIVDGGSTDATVDIIKSSAQNYPHIRWISEKDRGQSDAMNKGIAMAKGNIIAILNVDDFYEPNVLNHISAIFEKLPEPALLVGNCNILDDDNNLKRINRPKRLKITDLLVGYNINPFPFNPSAYFYHKSLHEQVGFYEVDEHYAMDVDFLLKAVQVAHVKYVDEIWGNYRQISGTKTVNDINSGQNAIRLRQLMQKYLQKLPLYKQWLVAVKREYYKAEKRLEYFSKKPNEILPRIGKRLGIRTS; from the coding sequence ATGATCAGCGTCATTACGCCAGTTTACAATGGCGAAAAATACATTGAGGATTGTATTAAAGTTGTTGTTGACCAGAACTGCTCAAACATAGAGCATATTATTGTTGACGGTGGGTCAACTGATGCGACAGTAGACATTATCAAAAGCTCTGCTCAAAATTATCCACATATTCGTTGGATATCAGAAAAAGATCGCGGACAATCAGATGCAATGAATAAAGGAATTGCCATGGCAAAGGGCAATATTATTGCAATCCTCAATGTTGATGACTTCTATGAACCTAATGTGTTAAACCACATATCAGCCATTTTTGAAAAGTTACCTGAGCCGGCTTTACTTGTTGGTAACTGCAACATTCTCGATGATGATAATAATCTAAAACGAATCAATAGACCAAAAAGGCTGAAAATTACTGACCTCTTAGTTGGCTATAACATTAACCCGTTTCCCTTCAATCCATCAGCGTATTTTTATCACAAATCACTTCATGAACAAGTAGGATTTTATGAAGTGGATGAACACTATGCTATGGATGTAGATTTTTTACTAAAAGCTGTACAAGTGGCTCATGTGAAATATGTCGATGAGATTTGGGGCAATTATCGCCAAATCTCAGGAACCAAAACAGTTAATGATATCAACAGCGGTCAAAATGCTATTCGCTTGCGGCAATTAATGCAAAAATATCTACAAAAACTTCCTCTGTACAAACAATGGCTAGTAGCTGTCAAACGCGAATACTATAAAGCTGAAAAACGACTCGAATATTTTTCAAAAAAACCCAATGAAATTTTACCGCGAATTGGGAAAAGATTAGGAATCCGGACATCTTAA
- a CDS encoding GumC family protein yields MESNETIDIDLKRVWLILKRRWLPAAGVFGVVVAVATVLASMQRPVYEAQGKLLFKRADRTTAISGLKDINVGELEAIAAKANPLNTEIEIIRSVPFIEKTITALNLRNDSGALIKPQVLANRINARNVPLTDVLQISYQSEDPEEAAAIVNKVMNLYIENNIITNRAEASAAGEFIAKQLPQMEATVRQAEQALRQFKEQNQVVALDEEAKTAVAAIKQLENQITETQAQLADTTTRSATLQQQVGMNPQEGITLTSLNQSPGIQKVLTEYQQVEAELAVQQTRFIGDHPTILGLTERRDALRALLEERVQGAIGNAAATEVSPSNLQMGQLRQELTQNYVNSEIQRLGLSSRLSSLNNTYNAYRQRVNVLPRLEQTQRELERRLNAAQSTYETLLRRLQEVRVAENQNMGNARIIEFATVPENASIRKRAMILALGNVLALILAILTICILELSDRSVKTLREARERLDYTLLGTIPHFGKRYATRRNPEWSIPELPVINLPRSPISEAYRMLQANLKFLSSDKPLKVIVVTSAVPKEGKSTVSANLAAAMAQLGRKVLLIDADMRHPLQHHIWELTNSAGLSDVIVSQADFESVVTEVIPKLDVLSAGVIPPNPMALLDSKRMASLVQYFTDNYDFVIIDAPPLVLAADAVTLGKMTDGVLLVARPGVLDSSSAAAAKESLERSGQNVLGLVVNGVVPENESDSYFYYTKEYANEKNFPIEENAPITTPR; encoded by the coding sequence ATGGAATCTAACGAAACTATCGACATAGACCTGAAAAGAGTTTGGTTGATTTTAAAACGGCGCTGGTTACCTGCGGCAGGTGTATTTGGCGTCGTTGTAGCCGTAGCAACCGTACTTGCTTCAATGCAAAGACCTGTATACGAAGCGCAAGGAAAGCTCTTATTCAAAAGAGCAGATAGAACAACGGCAATCTCTGGTTTAAAAGATATCAACGTTGGTGAGCTAGAAGCAATAGCAGCAAAAGCCAATCCGCTCAACACAGAAATCGAAATCATTCGCTCTGTGCCTTTTATTGAGAAAACGATTACAGCACTTAATTTGAGGAATGATAGTGGTGCACTCATTAAACCACAGGTGCTGGCAAATAGAATTAACGCTAGGAATGTTCCCTTGACAGATGTGTTGCAGATTTCTTATCAAAGTGAAGATCCAGAAGAAGCTGCAGCGATTGTTAACAAAGTGATGAACCTGTACATTGAGAACAATATCATCACAAACCGAGCTGAAGCATCAGCGGCAGGAGAATTTATTGCTAAGCAATTGCCGCAAATGGAAGCAACAGTTCGCCAAGCAGAACAAGCACTACGTCAGTTTAAAGAACAAAATCAAGTTGTTGCTTTAGATGAAGAAGCAAAAACAGCAGTAGCAGCAATTAAGCAATTAGAAAACCAAATTACAGAAACTCAAGCTCAACTAGCAGACACAACGACAAGAAGCGCAACTCTTCAACAACAAGTGGGAATGAATCCCCAAGAAGGAATTACGCTAACATCACTAAACCAGTCACCAGGAATACAAAAAGTTCTTACTGAATATCAACAAGTAGAAGCTGAATTAGCTGTACAGCAAACTCGATTTATTGGAGATCATCCAACAATTTTAGGTTTAACTGAACGCAGAGATGCCTTAAGAGCCTTATTAGAAGAACGCGTACAAGGTGCCATTGGCAATGCAGCAGCAACGGAAGTTTCACCCAGTAATTTACAAATGGGTCAACTTCGGCAGGAACTGACACAAAACTATGTTAATTCAGAGATTCAACGTTTAGGTTTATCAAGTCGCCTTAGTTCGCTCAACAACACTTACAATGCTTACCGACAAAGAGTCAATGTTCTGCCGCGCCTAGAACAAACACAACGAGAACTAGAGCGACGTTTAAATGCTGCCCAATCTACCTACGAAACTTTGTTGAGGAGATTACAAGAAGTTAGGGTAGCTGAAAACCAAAACATGGGTAATGCTCGAATTATTGAATTTGCGACTGTGCCAGAAAACGCATCAATACGCAAAAGAGCAATGATTTTAGCGTTGGGCAACGTGTTAGCACTCATTTTGGCAATTTTGACAATATGCATTTTAGAACTAAGCGATCGCTCAGTTAAAACACTCCGTGAAGCCCGCGAAAGACTGGATTACACCCTACTAGGTACAATTCCTCATTTTGGTAAACGTTATGCCACTCGACGCAACCCAGAATGGTCGATTCCTGAGTTACCAGTCATTAATCTACCGCGATCGCCAATCAGCGAAGCGTACAGAATGCTGCAAGCCAACCTAAAATTCCTCAGTTCAGATAAGCCCCTCAAAGTTATTGTTGTCACAAGTGCCGTTCCTAAAGAAGGTAAATCAACTGTATCCGCTAACTTAGCTGCTGCTATGGCACAGCTTGGTCGTAAAGTGTTACTCATTGATGCAGATATGCGTCACCCACTCCAACACCATATTTGGGAATTGACAAACTCTGCAGGCTTAAGTGACGTGATTGTCTCGCAAGCTGATTTTGAGTCAGTTGTTACAGAAGTTATTCCCAAACTTGACGTGCTGAGTGCAGGAGTTATTCCTCCCAACCCTATGGCACTTCTCGACTCAAAACGAATGGCTTCATTAGTTCAATACTTCACAGATAACTATGACTTTGTCATTATTGATGCACCTCCCCTAGTTTTAGCAGCTGACGCTGTAACACTCGGTAAAATGACAGATGGAGTTCTATTAGTAGCACGCCCTGGTGTTTTAGACTCTTCGAGTGCAGCCGCTGCTAAAGAATCACTAGAACGTTCAGGGCAAAATGTCCTAGGTTTAGTTGTCAATGGTGTAGTGCCAGAAAACGAGTCAGATAGCTACTTCTACTATACGAAGGAATATGCCAACGAAAAGAACTTCCCCATAGAAGAGAATGCACCAATAACAACTCCAAGATAA
- the codB gene encoding cytosine permease, with amino-acid sequence MSSTSEQLAARSQVNEDYPLSTVPLDARKSLWSLAPLLIGFTLYSGTLFAGGRVGPAFRFPELVSLIVAGNLLLGLYAGLLSYIAARSGLSTVLMARFSFGSVGSRWVDFILGFTQIGWYAWGSALMADLLNQLAGVPSSFNWLIILFFTYFFCSTAYIGYQAMDWLSRIAVPAMLLLMFWSLAIAARDVGGLTGLQAIVPEQQLGLGEAITIIVGTFVSGGTQATNWSRFAKNGRTAFWSTLAAFFLANGLLIFSGAFCALVYGNEDIVQVMAQQGLLFWGLVLLFLNMWTTQDNTIYAFSVAGAHMFRTNKRTAFVLGGATVALVLAWGGIYNLLVPYLILLGTFIPPIGGVVMSDYWLLRRGQFPTLEQSQPPFNWAGIIAYLIASAIAWAAPGIKPINGIVAAAIVYFFLSKFVLGTRKTNAMN; translated from the coding sequence ATGAGTAGCACATCGGAACAATTAGCGGCGCGATCGCAAGTTAATGAAGATTATCCTCTTAGTACTGTCCCCCTAGATGCTCGTAAATCACTTTGGTCGTTGGCTCCTTTGCTCATTGGTTTTACGTTATACTCTGGTACTTTGTTCGCTGGCGGTAGAGTTGGTCCAGCATTCCGCTTTCCTGAATTAGTCAGTTTGATTGTGGCAGGTAATCTGCTCTTAGGTCTTTATGCGGGATTACTCAGCTACATCGCGGCGCGTAGTGGTTTAAGTACGGTGCTGATGGCACGCTTTAGTTTCGGTAGCGTTGGTTCGCGTTGGGTTGATTTTATTTTAGGCTTTACGCAAATTGGTTGGTATGCTTGGGGTTCAGCATTAATGGCAGACTTACTCAATCAATTAGCTGGAGTTCCAAGCTCTTTTAATTGGTTGATTATCCTCTTTTTTACATATTTTTTCTGCTCAACTGCTTACATTGGTTATCAGGCAATGGACTGGCTCAGTCGGATTGCGGTTCCGGCAATGCTGCTTCTAATGTTTTGGAGTTTGGCGATCGCCGCCAGAGATGTTGGTGGCTTAACTGGTTTACAAGCAATTGTTCCCGAACAGCAACTCGGACTTGGTGAAGCGATCACGATTATTGTCGGTACTTTTGTTTCTGGTGGAACTCAAGCCACAAATTGGAGTCGTTTTGCTAAGAATGGGCGCACAGCATTTTGGAGTACTCTAGCTGCTTTTTTCCTTGCCAATGGCTTACTGATTTTTAGTGGTGCGTTCTGTGCCTTAGTTTATGGTAATGAAGATATTGTACAAGTCATGGCTCAGCAAGGATTGCTGTTTTGGGGATTAGTACTGTTGTTCTTGAATATGTGGACAACACAAGACAACACTATCTACGCTTTTTCAGTAGCAGGCGCGCATATGTTTCGCACAAATAAGCGTACTGCCTTTGTTCTGGGTGGTGCGACTGTGGCTTTAGTACTGGCTTGGGGTGGAATTTATAATTTGTTAGTTCCTTACTTAATTTTGCTTGGCACATTTATTCCCCCAATCGGAGGTGTTGTCATGTCAGATTATTGGTTGCTCCGCCGAGGACAATTTCCTACATTAGAACAAAGTCAACCACCATTTAACTGGGCAGGAATTATTGCTTATCTTATCGCTTCAGCGATCGCCTGGGCTGCACCTGGGATTAAGCCAATTAATGGCATCGTCGCTGCTGCCATCGTTTACTTTTTTTTGAGTAAATTTGTATTGGGTACAAGAAAAACAAACGCAATGAATTAA
- a CDS encoding ureidoglycolate lyase, whose protein sequence is MAPANLLKQLTAQLITPTNFQPYGQVISASTDGKAYDCTDAQLVLHNGIPRFYIMRLHQRGRKFYTITRHLKCTQCLGSLAGKEWLLAVAPPTSATQPELDQIAAFRIPGDRFIKLEVGTWHAGPYFDHEFIDFYNLELSDTNINDHDTYNFLQHANLEWEIV, encoded by the coding sequence ATGGCTCCAGCTAACTTGCTCAAGCAATTAACCGCGCAGTTAATTACACCGACAAACTTTCAGCCTTATGGTCAAGTTATTTCTGCAAGTACCGATGGTAAGGCTTATGACTGCACTGATGCGCAGTTAGTATTGCATAATGGCATTCCTCGCTTTTACATTATGCGCTTGCATCAACGCGGGCGTAAGTTTTACACAATTACCCGTCACCTCAAATGTACTCAATGTTTGGGTTCACTTGCAGGAAAGGAATGGTTACTAGCTGTTGCACCCCCAACTTCTGCTACGCAGCCAGAACTCGATCAAATTGCAGCTTTTCGCATTCCAGGCGATCGCTTTATTAAGTTAGAAGTCGGGACTTGGCACGCTGGACCTTACTTTGACCATGAGTTTATCGATTTCTATAATCTAGAACTCAGTGATACCAACATCAACGACCACGATACCTATAATTTCTTGCAGCACGCGAATCTGGAATGGGAAATTGTTTAG
- the upp gene encoding uracil phosphoribosyltransferase — MKAEVTIINHPLIQHKLTLMRKAETSTAKFRTLLKEISLLLAYEVTRDLPLKSETIKTPLATMEAPLLAPDKKLVIVSILRAGQGILDGMLELMPSARVGHIGLYRDPKTLIAIEYYFKVPHDVEQRDMLVVDPMLATGNSAAAAVTRLKSTNPASLKFVCLLAAPEGIEHFHEQHPDVPIYTAAIDEKLDEHGYIVPGLGDAGDRLFGTH, encoded by the coding sequence ATGAAAGCTGAAGTAACTATCATTAACCATCCCTTAATTCAACACAAGCTGACACTAATGCGCAAAGCAGAAACTAGTACAGCCAAATTTCGCACGCTTTTAAAGGAAATTAGTTTGTTGTTAGCCTATGAAGTTACACGAGACTTACCATTAAAAAGTGAAACGATTAAAACGCCTTTAGCGACAATGGAAGCTCCCCTATTAGCACCAGACAAAAAGCTGGTGATTGTCTCGATCTTAAGAGCAGGACAGGGAATTTTAGATGGAATGTTAGAGTTAATGCCTTCAGCTAGGGTAGGGCATATTGGTTTGTACCGTGACCCCAAAACACTGATTGCAATTGAATACTATTTCAAAGTACCTCACGATGTCGAGCAGCGTGATATGTTAGTTGTCGATCCGATGCTGGCAACAGGAAACTCTGCAGCAGCAGCGGTGACACGCTTGAAGTCAACAAACCCTGCTTCTTTGAAGTTTGTTTGTTTGCTTGCTGCGCCCGAAGGAATTGAGCATTTTCACGAGCAACACCCTGATGTCCCAATATATACAGCTGCGATTGACGAAAAATTAGACGAGCATGGATACATTGTGCCAGGATTAGGTGATGCAGGCGATCGCCTATTTGGTACGCATTAA
- a CDS encoding Stf0 family sulfotransferase, translated as MTTFKKPEIHSKFILVTTQRSGSTWVIDMLNSHPEIAAYGELFLNNGKGTPAWCGEKDIVFWNTYFENIKFPGKKIIKPLFIFNYLNQVYSQKYFIKSVGFKLMYQQMSKYRYGLLAYILFNKVSIIHLIRANHLDVILSQSAACVRGVYHSRDRENIEDVKINLDTLELVDRLKQQEKQICKAKNWYSNLGLPYMEVTYEDLATNKSTFNKILDFIGIEHQAMKLSSSLKKINPKSHAELIANYESVKATLQATHFYQFLR; from the coding sequence ATGACTACCTTTAAAAAACCTGAGATACACAGTAAGTTTATCCTGGTAACAACGCAAAGGAGTGGCTCAACTTGGGTAATAGATATGCTCAACAGTCACCCAGAAATAGCTGCGTATGGTGAGCTGTTTTTAAATAATGGAAAAGGTACACCAGCATGGTGTGGCGAGAAAGATATTGTTTTTTGGAATACTTACTTTGAAAATATCAAATTTCCTGGTAAAAAAATAATTAAGCCTTTATTTATTTTCAACTACTTAAATCAAGTATATTCTCAAAAATATTTTATAAAGTCTGTTGGGTTTAAACTGATGTATCAGCAGATGAGTAAATATCGTTATGGGTTGCTGGCATACATCTTATTTAACAAAGTGTCTATCATTCATCTCATCAGAGCAAACCATTTAGATGTAATCTTATCTCAAAGTGCAGCCTGCGTGAGAGGTGTATATCATTCACGCGATAGAGAAAACATAGAAGATGTCAAAATTAATTTGGATACATTGGAGTTAGTTGATAGACTAAAACAACAGGAAAAGCAAATTTGTAAAGCTAAAAATTGGTACTCTAACCTGGGTTTACCATATATGGAAGTAACATATGAAGATTTAGCTACTAATAAAAGTACTTTTAATAAAATACTAGATTTTATAGGAATTGAGCATCAGGCAATGAAGCTATCTTCTTCTTTAAAAAAGATAAATCCTAAATCTCATGCTGAACTTATCGCGAATTATGAAAGTGTCAAAGCTACTTTACAAGCAACTCACTTTTATCAGTTTCTCAGGTAA
- a CDS encoding URC4/urg3 family protein: MLGKKEFEEIAYLRSPKAIRDRCSILFDLGCEDRLEHFRCDLTQLERVADYVIQVIREDYPDLQIPFHSRWRHFQVGTHLAQLDQQLLELTPLAKAQAKFDLAVVSVLLDAGAGAVWQYHEPGTDLVFSRSEGLAVASFQMFCQGTFSSHSDKLQADALGLQKITADVLAAGFQISDKNPLVGLPGRVQLLRRLGQAMVDRPQLFGNDNPRPGGLVNYLLAKATNGQLTAEAVFRAVLAGLGDIWTGRLQISGINLGDVWRHSAIADTQNLSSGLVPFHKLSQWLTYSLLEPLQELGLEITGLDALTGLPEYRNGGLCLDLGLLQPKHSNVLQQPHSVDSEIIVEWRALTVISLDYIAATIRSKLGMNDKELPLVKVLQGGTWSAGRKIAAYLRSGVPPIQIESDGTVF; this comes from the coding sequence ATGCTGGGGAAGAAGGAATTTGAGGAAATCGCCTACTTACGTTCGCCTAAAGCAATTCGCGATCGCTGTAGTATTCTATTTGATTTAGGGTGTGAGGATCGCCTAGAGCATTTTCGCTGCGATTTAACGCAGTTAGAACGAGTAGCAGATTATGTTATTCAGGTTATTCGTGAAGACTATCCAGATTTACAAATTCCCTTTCATAGCCGCTGGCGTCATTTTCAAGTTGGGACTCATTTAGCACAGCTAGATCAACAGTTATTGGAATTGACACCCCTTGCCAAAGCACAGGCAAAATTCGATTTAGCTGTTGTCAGCGTCTTGCTCGATGCTGGCGCAGGAGCAGTTTGGCAGTATCATGAACCTGGTACTGATTTAGTATTCAGCCGCTCAGAAGGACTAGCTGTCGCCAGTTTTCAGATGTTTTGTCAGGGAACTTTTTCAAGCCATTCTGACAAGTTGCAAGCAGATGCGCTGGGGTTGCAAAAAATAACAGCAGATGTTCTCGCTGCTGGTTTTCAGATCAGCGACAAAAATCCGCTAGTAGGTTTACCTGGTAGAGTGCAGCTGTTGCGTCGCTTAGGACAAGCAATGGTTGATCGTCCGCAACTGTTTGGCAATGATAATCCTCGTCCTGGAGGGTTAGTCAACTACTTGTTAGCAAAAGCAACCAATGGACAACTAACGGCTGAAGCAGTTTTTAGGGCAGTGTTGGCAGGATTGGGTGATATTTGGACAGGAAGGCTACAAATTTCTGGCATCAATCTCGGTGATGTCTGGCGTCACTCTGCGATCGCTGACACTCAGAATTTGAGTTCAGGATTAGTACCATTCCACAAACTTTCGCAGTGGCTGACTTATTCTTTACTAGAACCACTACAAGAATTAGGCTTAGAAATTACTGGTCTCGATGCCTTAACTGGATTACCAGAGTATCGCAATGGTGGTTTATGCCTCGATCTCGGACTGTTGCAGCCTAAACACTCAAACGTCTTGCAACAGCCACACTCAGTAGATTCAGAAATCATTGTTGAGTGGCGCGCTTTAACAGTGATTTCATTAGACTATATTGCTGCTACCATCCGCTCAAAATTGGGTATGAATGACAAAGAATTACCACTTGTCAAAGTTCTCCAAGGTGGGACTTGGAGTGCAGGACGAAAAATTGCTGCCTATTTAAGAAGTGGTGTTCCTCCTATTCAAATTGAAAGTGATGGCACTGTCTTTTGA
- a CDS encoding GTP cyclohydrolase II: protein MPNKKHVPRHIVLTSHPSNFGPKPIPISWGSADPAHRGPIIATLTNPAHRNVIGTHSGSYAVYRALAVARGVLQSDYRADLTNTSPVEQIGPHPSWADPEKIVSLDPFGAMVGEVFTSYYEQGYDIRPTIAITKAHINMPELQVAVTAGRLRIDGEILKPRGDLVVTKAAIDPVWYLPGIAQRFGITEADLRRALFEQTGGMFPELVTRSDLEVFLPPIGGITVYIIGDVAAIADPDKPLAVRVHDECNGSDVFGSDICTCRPYLVHGIEVCVQTAQEGGAGVIIYCRKEGRALGEVTKFLVYNARKRQSGGDRADAYFARTECVAGVQDMRFQELMPDVLHWLGVTRIDRMVSMSNLKYDAVTQSGIEIVERVPIPEELIPQDARVEIEAKKAAGYYTDGEVADTTTLAEIKGRGLD from the coding sequence ATGCCAAACAAAAAGCACGTTCCACGGCATATTGTGCTCACGTCACACCCCAGCAATTTTGGTCCTAAACCGATTCCAATTTCTTGGGGAAGCGCAGATCCCGCTCATCGGGGTCCAATTATCGCGACATTGACAAATCCAGCACATCGCAATGTTATTGGTACTCATTCAGGTAGTTATGCAGTTTATCGTGCTTTGGCAGTCGCAAGAGGAGTACTGCAATCGGATTATCGTGCAGATCTGACAAACACATCTCCTGTCGAGCAAATTGGACCACATCCGAGTTGGGCAGATCCAGAAAAAATTGTCTCACTCGATCCCTTTGGGGCAATGGTAGGAGAAGTGTTTACGTCCTACTACGAGCAAGGTTATGATATCCGACCAACGATCGCAATTACTAAAGCTCATATCAATATGCCGGAGTTACAAGTCGCCGTAACAGCCGGACGATTGCGCATCGATGGTGAAATTCTTAAACCACGCGGTGATTTAGTGGTCACAAAAGCTGCAATTGATCCTGTCTGGTATTTACCAGGAATTGCGCAGCGCTTTGGGATAACTGAAGCCGATTTACGTCGTGCCTTGTTTGAGCAAACTGGTGGTATGTTCCCAGAGTTAGTCACGCGGTCTGATTTAGAAGTATTTTTACCACCTATTGGCGGTATTACTGTATATATCATTGGAGATGTTGCAGCGATCGCCGATCCTGATAAACCTCTAGCCGTGAGAGTTCATGATGAATGTAACGGTTCTGATGTTTTTGGCTCTGATATTTGTACGTGTCGTCCTTATTTAGTTCATGGTATCGAAGTGTGCGTGCAGACTGCCCAAGAAGGGGGTGCTGGTGTCATCATCTATTGCCGCAAAGAAGGACGCGCTTTAGGAGAAGTAACAAAGTTTTTAGTTTATAACGCTCGTAAACGTCAATCAGGAGGCGATCGCGCTGATGCTTATTTTGCACGAACCGAATGCGTTGCTGGTGTGCAAGATATGCGCTTTCAAGAACTGATGCCTGATGTCTTGCATTGGTTAGGAGTTACGCGCATTGATCGCATGGTATCGATGAGTAATTTGAAATACGATGCGGTTACGCAGTCTGGAATTGAGATCGTTGAGCGCGTACCAATTCCAGAGGAGTTGATTCCTCAAGATGCAAGAGTAGAAATTGAGGCGAAAAAAGCAGCCGGATACTATACCGATGGAGAAGTGGCTGATACCACAACTTTAGCTGAGATTAAAGGGCGAGGGCTGGATTAA
- the apcB gene encoding allophycocyanin subunit beta, with product MRDAVTNLIGTYDVAGRYFDRDAMERLKSYFETGTARIQAAAAINGNAATIVKRSGSQLFDELPELIRPGGNAYTTRRYAACLRDMDYYLRYATYALVAGSMDVLDERVLQGLRETYNSLGVPIGPTIQGIQIMKNIVKEQVAAAGVSDTNFIDEPFDYMTSELGEQDI from the coding sequence ATGCGGGACGCGGTAACAAATTTAATTGGAACTTATGATGTAGCAGGTCGGTACTTTGACCGAGATGCGATGGAACGGCTAAAATCCTATTTTGAAACAGGTACAGCACGAATCCAAGCTGCTGCTGCAATTAATGGCAATGCAGCTACAATTGTCAAGCGTTCAGGTTCTCAGTTGTTTGACGAACTACCAGAACTGATTCGCCCTGGTGGTAATGCCTATACAACACGGCGATATGCCGCTTGCTTGCGCGATATGGACTATTACCTACGCTATGCTACCTATGCGTTAGTGGCTGGTAGTATGGATGTCTTGGATGAACGGGTGTTGCAAGGCTTGCGAGAAACTTACAATTCTCTAGGAGTGCCAATCGGTCCAACGATTCAAGGTATTCAAATCATGAAGAACATTGTTAAAGAGCAAGTCGCAGCCGCAGGAGTTAGTGACACGAATTTCATAGATGAGCCGTTTGACTATATGACCAGCGAGTTGGGCGAACAAGATATTTAA
- the glnA gene encoding type I glutamate--ammonia ligase, with protein sequence MSEEKTPQDVLKMIQDENIELIDLKFVDPLGTWQHLTVHKSLIEEESFSEGVAFDGSSIRGWKSIHESDMAMRPDPNTAWIDPFMADKTLSLICTILEPRTGELYDRCPRAIAQKALDFLQAANLGDTAFFGPEAEFFIFDDVRFDQTENKSYYYVDSAEGRWNSGREEAGGNLGYKPRYKEGYFPVSPTDSLQDMRSEMLLTMAKCGVVIEKHHHEVATGGQCELGFRFAPLIKAADDLMTYKYVIKNVAKKYGKTVTFMPKPIFNDNGSGMHTHQSIWKEGQPLFAGDRYAGLSQMALHYIGGILKHAPALLAFTNPSTNSYKRLVPGFEAPVNLAYSQGNRSASVRIPIASNPKAKRLEFRCPDATANPYLAFAAMLCAGIDGIKNEIDPGDPLDVDIYELSPEELAKVPSTPGSLLEALQALEDDHSFLTSTGVFTEDFITNWITYKIDKEINPMRLRPHPYEFALYYDV encoded by the coding sequence ATGTCTGAAGAGAAAACCCCGCAAGATGTCTTGAAGATGATTCAAGACGAAAACATTGAACTGATCGATTTAAAATTTGTCGATCCCCTAGGTACGTGGCAGCATCTTACCGTACATAAATCGCTGATTGAAGAAGAAAGCTTTAGTGAAGGGGTGGCGTTTGATGGCTCCAGTATTCGTGGCTGGAAGTCAATTCATGAATCAGACATGGCGATGCGACCAGATCCCAATACTGCCTGGATTGACCCCTTTATGGCAGACAAAACACTATCGCTGATTTGTACGATTTTAGAGCCACGTACAGGAGAACTTTACGATCGCTGTCCGCGCGCGATCGCCCAAAAAGCGTTAGATTTCCTCCAAGCTGCAAATCTTGGTGATACAGCATTCTTTGGTCCCGAAGCAGAATTTTTCATTTTTGATGATGTCCGCTTCGACCAAACTGAAAACAAGAGCTACTACTATGTAGATTCTGCTGAAGGTCGTTGGAATTCGGGTCGCGAGGAAGCAGGTGGTAACTTAGGCTATAAACCTCGCTACAAAGAAGGGTACTTCCCTGTTTCGCCCACTGACTCGTTGCAAGACATGCGCAGTGAAATGCTGCTAACAATGGCAAAGTGCGGTGTCGTGATTGAAAAGCATCACCACGAAGTTGCTACAGGCGGTCAGTGCGAGTTAGGCTTTAGGTTTGCCCCGTTAATTAAAGCGGCTGATGACTTAATGACGTACAAGTATGTCATCAAAAACGTCGCCAAGAAATATGGTAAAACTGTCACCTTCATGCCCAAGCCAATCTTTAACGATAACGGTTCGGGGATGCACACCCACCAATCAATTTGGAAAGAAGGTCAACCATTATTTGCAGGCGATCGCTATGCCGGCTTAAGTCAAATGGCACTGCATTACATCGGTGGAATCTTAAAACACGCCCCTGCATTGTTAGCTTTTACCAATCCCAGCACGAACTCTTATAAGCGTCTAGTTCCTGGTTTTGAAGCACCTGTAAACTTGGCATACTCCCAAGGCAACCGTTCAGCTTCGGTGCGAATTCCCATTGCTTCTAACCCCAAGGCAAAGCGTTTAGAGTTCCGTTGTCCTGATGCTACCGCCAACCCTTATCTTGCGTTTGCGGCAATGCTATGCGCTGGTATCGACGGTATCAAGAATGAAATTGATCCTGGCGATCCTTTAGATGTAGATATTTACGAACTTAGCCCTGAAGAGTTGGCAAAAGTTCCCTCGACACCAGGTTCTTTACTTGAGGCTTTACAAGCACTCGAAGACGATCATAGCTTCCTCACATCTACTGGTGTGTTTACTGAAGACTTCATCACTAACTGGATTACGTACAAGATTGACAAAGAAATCAACCCAATGCGGCTACGTCCTCATCCCTATGAGTTTGCCCTCTACTACGACGTCTAG